The DNA segment GTGATGGTGATTGGTTCCGTGGTGTTGAACGAGATAGTGGTGGGACTTGCGGTGTCCTACCTGAGCGTCCTGATGTGTGGCATCGGTGTCCTGATGGCGTGGCGTGGCTTCTCTCCCCTCCGCCAACTGCCCACCTTCCACTGGGTGTGCGCCGAGTTGGCGCTCCACATAACTCTCACAGGTTCGTCCAAATACATCGACATAAACAAGTACATCgatttatctataatataataaagtaaatgattggcttatacacgtacgggataggaaattcacgaatgatgcagtctcaactactcaactgattaacttgaaattttgc comes from the Nilaparvata lugens isolate BPH unplaced genomic scaffold, ASM1435652v1 scaffold7423, whole genome shotgun sequence genome and includes:
- the LOC111059670 gene encoding uncharacterized protein LOC111059670 isoform X2, which gives rise to MVIGSVVLNEIVVGLAVSYLSVLMCGIGVLMAWRGFSPLRQLPTFHWVCAELALHITLTEFCTAACFISTFTSSTTSGGLQSQLPPSTVIPSSTHSAICCRPSSG
- the LOC111059670 gene encoding uncharacterized protein LOC111059670 isoform X1, which codes for MVIGSVVLNEIVVGLAVSYLSVLMCGIGVLMAWRGFSPLRQLPTFHWVCAELALHITLTAHSQAAPRVEGSNLSYRHLLSSHRAHIQQSVAALPRGKLQHRYTTYPMVLCIKFR
- the LOC111059670 gene encoding uncharacterized protein LOC111059670 isoform X3, coding for MVIGSVVLNEIVVGLAVSYLSVLMCGIGVLMAWRGFSPLRQLPTFHWVCAELALHITLTAVYRLDLMHGKQLQLSKYDKK